A portion of the Hoplias malabaricus isolate fHopMal1 chromosome 1, fHopMal1.hap1, whole genome shotgun sequence genome contains these proteins:
- the brca2 gene encoding breast cancer type 2 susceptibility protein isoform X1: MIENFFHQIEAELGPLRSDWFEELTAKTSKDGHCPGALQKGESSCTDEGMYKAPVETPVLDTQMSSTPRIFRHGGPQSPDSVLMCSPGPGMQSPLAAVPWTDSSPCLFGSAKDSQRFEKNCESQKKIDYFGLLDTPKTSLAQSTSAKRISESLGAQLNPDLSWSSSFNTPSAMSPTVILTKKETQTSPESLLKEKEVIIVRKLFPSLSKDTGSASESTSTAQHNATLEDGNAQVNAQRLDESFDHVKGVWKQTVPDIINDSVVRNTVESILDGTEDVLCIFFNNSSSALRRVKTKERIKKRDSSVSKEVKPPPLTSEHSTDQTFALKVDPDLNQSRTSSAVGTSPLGKQDFSQCASLSLSDVQDCKAKQDCDSALANQHINIVTVNRDSEQLDVRDHDTQPSISSCTAEHLKCCPEKSQLRNSLLAASPLLTFSRKPRKFVYRVQSPSPSPTGRQLNMTSGKSSPLVIDCLTEKHCTETSFANDCKHHEDDISTASVKALEQQGDTTVKQDNPGALNMDHGLDMTQLCKAFAEDFTQEMNLEKSQNTGGNHKGLIISNCTTQTVKTSEAAIKEECEKQCGGVDHQDFYSTKQPAFVTEYINLSNMSVTESTKPDSGFHTNISEFGAATISCGNTEPNLHPGFKTANNKFILVSPEAVKKAKATLDYLLEQQMTSAVSTEPGEASQNLILASPVSDHKSGSSHGLKIGMEAADFTPDGSSKAAAEHMPRSILLQTTESGFRTASNSSIKVSSVNLEKAKDIFKQLEEDNFDFHSSSTGTSEFQNVRNCRLPKCDLKSSHSDHNAFVGNCILTASQKADVTELCTMLEEAESQYEFTQFRQAKPSSKSLENTRMEKEWDPDIISGIDFDDSFNCDLEKQVSKKPHAKPTLFKQHNTARNCVQNGEVFIQTINNIKSCHVPQDTKDSYVSLTDNILPDVKETASETKIMEESKFCIGFKTAKGNSVSISEKYLCKARSLFADLEQCEEMFDLKGEQKCVVQKHPVHDNATEPSLVTCNNGLLYYEKITKAKTEGSLCKNKTLVKTDTRTYYTANLENAQSSMDQKLDLRQVNTVNFGFSTAGGKQLNISEKSLLKAKNLLNEVTNSEEAHNYDAAVSLKSSLDTKTLNSKKTSLHNRSTLLDSARHDSGLPDQSLKDKEKNPENCSELRREISRCHSSKSIQNKGYKMASGKVGPFSASAIDKSKAYFKDINSSVNSSDETKSKEESAKLDLEAERSQPLFVNGFKMASGKGVSFSEKAFMKSKAFFKDCDLEIEDHSQSKRDNSSVMAHLGFKTVVGNKAHSVDIDSLNKEAASLNEEPTVLNKYVKMEFTKTSTEIVLPGCGFSTASGKTVSVSSEALRKAKAVFDNSNDASPCAQTMEISEEEGTSKTETTFPGQSRGFSTARGRNVTISDKALEKAKSLFTGCELDGLAPEHTFLNSEKKSVVDPKQIRGFSTASGKDVPVSEQSMKKAKAMFANCDDNSVDNHVTENHLTTQRGQQKSYYTKCLSGVNKCIPPNVGSSEVKYEDGNPKSYTFKTGNVGFSTASGKGVSVSNSALQVASEIFRDCNEQPRIIKTGSVQIGETNDATALFSSQAIHNSSLLNCHSLNINECTMTQQKYLEQEAMACTKALLEDDLNEHTLVKPLEDPGITENAVPQQRSLEATTRERKRLSSDDLTDQPPLKRRLISEFEQISDTSRDCASVKSSPNGTLRDRRAFKYNLKPNVTCPSRNVMDQIVVHPGIQTSNDQKRDPSNSKAVVFVPPFRKNIKPEPQTHCDSRHDAKVPKVFVPPVKKDTLATVKNISRSLQNPSDADYAVSSSSGCEHNMAALEVEPKTVEKHDEMKEKEVNEEENLEDPTPVTSEEVTETWQRSLELAQDMQDMRIRKKKRQTIHPLPGSFYLAKTSGVARMSLRVAVQYKCPLQHTQEELYQYGVHCNVSQITAENAESFRFRFDDFFKREVFIEYTGVQLADGGWLIPNNEGTMGKEEFYRALCDSPGVDPNLISEAWVFNHYRWIVWKRACMERAFPEVMGSRCLTPEQVLLQLKLRYDTEVDHSLRSALKKIIERDDTPAKTLVLCVCGFAKSDRTEERSEKAVDTANKESPAVVIWLTDGWYSIKALLDPPLSVLLQKGCLRVGEKIVIHGAELIGSQDACPPLEAPDSLMLKISANSTRRARWDTKLGFHKDPRPFNLPLSSLYPNGGMVGCVDIIVLRSYPTQWMEKKAGGVFVFRNERAEDREARRHSSEKQKAMELLFSKMQAQIENEEEEKNKTRRRRRYRRHEIEKMLDGEELSEAMESDPAFVESHLSAVQMEALSRYRRSLTERKQVELQERIRRAVQESEEAEGGCRNRDVTPVWKLAITDFNDLHRTCIYTLNIWRPSVELRSLLREGNRYKAYYLATSETKKRFGTAAVQLTATKKTQFQDMEVSSEWSNAHFPARQLTNFRDLQNAAFSSPCGEVDVVGYIVSVLDRQGPSPLLYLVDDKLDFISVRSFSSLSQLALEDLVKPLALLAISNLQLRELSGPVPILYAGEQALFSVNPKEAHLQEAVAHLKTFVQNYEHFFTIAEDKLSNLIPPGSLKSVQSPRTLGLPSMAKPSCKINVTPKESRVFSPFTPVSRKTPAPTVQSSEDKDSKSSKRKRGIDYLLRVPSPPPLNPLSIATSPSVKKIFNPPRRSGTPKQTHKDLALSSRYASPAAEDQWVNDEELAMINTQTLLD, encoded by the exons ATGATCGAAAACTTCTTTCATCAGATTGAAGCAG AGCTTGGGCCACTTAGATCAGATTGGTTTGAGGAGCTGACCGCAAAAACATCTAAAGATGGACACTGCCCAGGTGCTCTGCAGAAGGGGGAGTCATCATGCACAGACGAAGGCATGTACAAGGCACCAGTGGAAACACCAGTATTGGACACTCAGATGTCATCGACCCCTAGAATATTCAGGCATGGAGGACCACAATCTCCTGACTCAGTTCTCATGTGTTCTCCAGGCCCAG GTATGCAGTCACCACTGGCAGCGGTCCCATGGACTGACTCAAGCCCTTGCCTTTTTGGCTCTGCAAAAGACAG CCAGAGATTTGAAAAGAACTGTGAATCACAGAAGAAAATTGACTACTTTG GTCTGCTTGACACACCTAAAACTTCTCTG GCTCAAAGTACATCGGCAAAACGCATCTCAGAGAGCCTGGGAGCCCAGTTAAATCCTGATTTGTCTTGGAGCAGTTCCTTCAACACACCATCAGCAATGAGCCCAACGGTTATCTTGA CCAAAAAAGAAACCCAAACTTCACCAGAAAGTTTACTTAAAGAAAAAGAAGTCATT ATTGTACGGAAACTTTTTCCCTCACTCTCAAAAGACACAGGATCAGCTTCTGAAAGTACATCCACTGCTCAACACAATG cAACACTAGAAGATGGCAATGCCCAGGTTAATGCACAGAGACTGGATGAGTCCTTTGACCATGTGAAGGGTGTATGGAAACAAACAGTACCAGACATAATAAATGACAGTGTTGTTCGCAACACAGTAGAGAGCATTCTTGATGGAACAGAGGATGTTCTGTGTATTTTCTTCAACAACAGCAGCTCAGCACTGCGGCGTGTTAAAACCAAGGAAAGAATTAAGAAGAGAGACAGCAGTGTCTCTAAGGAAGTCAAACCACCTCCTCTCACATCAGAACACTCTACAGATCAGACTTTTGCATTAAAGGTGGATCCTGATCTGAACCAGTCCAGAACATCATCTGCTGTTGGAACAAGTCCACTTGGAAAACAAGACTTTTCACAATGTGCTTCCCTAAGTTTATCTGATGTGCAAGACTGTAAGGCAAAGCAAGACTGTGACTCTGCATTAGCAAATCAGCACATTAATATTGTAACAGTTAACCGTGATTCAGAACAGCTTGATGTTAGAGACCATGATACACAGCCAAGCATTTCTTCTTGCACTGCTGAGCATCTCAAGTGCTGTCCAGAGAAATCTCAGCTGAGAAATTCTCTGTTGGCAGCATCTCCTCTGCTGACCTTCTCTAGAAAACCCAGGAAGTTTGTTTATAGAGTGCAGAGTCCATCTCCATCCCCTACAGGAAGACAACTGAACATGACTTCAGGGAAATCCTCTCCTTTAGTTATTG ATTGTTTGACTGAAAAACACTGCACAGAAACCTCTTTTGCAAATGATTGCAAACACCATGAGGATGATATTAGCACAGCAAGCGTAAAGGCCTTGGAACAGCAGGGAGATACTACTGTTAAGCAAGATAATCCAGGAGCCCTGAACATGGACCATGGCCTTGATATGACACAGCTCTGCAAAGCATTTGCAGAAGATTTTACTCAAGAAATGAACTTGGAAAAATCACAAAATACAGGGGGTAACCACAAGGGCCTCATTATATCCAATTGCACGACTCAGACAGTGAAAACCAGTGAAGCGGCTATTAAAGAAGAATGTGAAAAACAATGCGGTGGGGTAGACCACCAAGACTTTTACAGCACAAAACAGCCAGCGTTTGTGACAGAATACATCAACTTGTCAAACATGTCAGTAACAGAGAGCACAAAACCTGACAGTGGCTTCCATACCAACATTTCTGAGTTTGGAGCAGCAACTATATCTTGTGGAAATACTGAACCTAATCTTCATCCTGGTTTTAAAACTGCAAATAATAAGTTTATATTGGTCTCTCCTGAGGCTGTAAAGAAGGCCAAAGCAACATTAGAttatttgttggaacaacaaatgACCAGTGCGGTCAGCACTGAACCAGGTGAAGCATCTCAAAACCTCATTTTAGCAAGTCCTGTAAGTGACCACAAGTCAGGGTCCAGCCATGGATTAAAAATTGGAATGGAAGCTGCAGATTTTACACCAGATGGAAGCTCAAAGGCAGCTGCGGAGCATATGCCTAGATCTATTCTTTTACAAACTACTGAATCTGGTTTCAGAACAGCTTCTAACAGCAGCATAAAGGTCTCCTCTGTTAATCTTGAGAAAGCTAAAGACATTTTTAAGCAGCTGGAGGAAGACAACTTTGATTTTCATTCATCAAGTACCGGCACATCAGAATTCCAAAATGTGAGGAATTGCAGACTTCCTAAATGTGACTTGAAAAGCAGCCACTCTGACCATAATGCTTTTGTGGGAAATTGTATTTTGACAGCATCACAAAAAGCTGATGTAACAGAACTCTGCACTATGTTGGAGGAGGCAGAGAGCCAGTATGAATTTACTCAGTTTAGACAAGCAAAGCCTAGTTCCAAGTCACTAGAAAACACTCGGATGGAGAAAGAGTGGGATCCTGATATTATTTCTGGTATTGACTTTGATGATAGTTTTAACTGTGACCTGGAAAAACAGGTGTCCAAAAAGCCCCATGCAAAACCAACTTTGTTTAAACAGCACAATACTGCCCGAAACTGTGTTCAGAATGGAGAGGTATTTATTCAAACCATAAATAATATCAAGTCATGTCATGTTCCACAGGATACAAAAGATTCATACGTTTCTTTGACAGACAACATTTTGCCAGATGTTAAAGAGACAGCCAGTGAGACTAAGATAATGGAAGAAAGCAAGTTTTGTATTGgctttaaaacagcaaaaggaAATTCTGTGAGCATCTCTGAAAAATATCTTTGCAAAGCAAGAAGCCTGTTTGCAGATTTGGAGCAATGTGAAGAAATGTTTGATCTTAAGGGTGAGCAAAAATGTGTAGTCCAAAAGCATCCAGTgcatgacaatgcaacagaacCCTCACTTGTGACTTGCAACAATGGGTTACTTTATTATGAGAAAATCACTAAAGCAAAGACAGAAGGCAgtctgtgtaaaaataaaaccttGGTAAAAACAGATACTCGAACATATTACACAGCAAATCTGGAAAATGCTCAAAGCAGCATGGATCAGAAATTAGATTTACGTCAGGTAAACACTGTGAACTTTGGGTTTAGTACAGCTGGAGGGAAGCAATTAAACATATCAGAAAAGTCTCTTCTGAAAGCAAAGAATCTTCTAAATGAAGTTACAAACTCTGAAGAAGCTCATAATTATGACGCTGCTGTCTCATTAAAATCCTCTCTGGACACTAAAACTCTCAATTCAAAAAAGACTTCTTTACATAATCGCTCTACATTATTAGACAGTGCACGTCATGATTCAGGGTTGCCAGATCAGTCCTTaaaagataaagagaaaaaCCCTGAGAATTGCTCTGAACTAAGAAGGGAAATAAGTAGATGTCACAGCTCAAAATCCATACAGAATAAAGGGTATAAAATGGCCAGTGGCAAAGTGGGACCATTTTCAGCAAGCGCTATTGATAAGTCAAAAGCCTATTTCAAAGACATTAATAGCAGTGTGAATAGCTCAGATGAGACTAAATCAAAGGAAGAAAGTGCAAAATTGGATCTTGAAGCTGAAAGAAGCCAGCCCTTATTTGTCAATGGATTCAAGATGGCTAGTGGGAAAGGAGTGAGTTTTTCAGAAAAAGCATTTATGAAGTCAAAGGCCTTCTTCAAAGACTGTGATCTTGAGATTGAAGATCATTCTCAAAGCAAAAGAGACAACTCAAGTGTGATGGCTCACCTTGGCTTCAAGACAGTTGTGGGAAACAAGGCACATTCGGTTGACATAGACAGTCTGAACAAAGAGGCTGCAAGTTTAAATGAAGAACCCACAGTTTTGAATAAATATGTCAAAATGGAATTCACTAAAACCTCAACTGAGATTGTTCTGCCTGGCTGTGGTTTCAGCACAGCAAGTGGTAAAACGGTATCTGTTTCCTCAGAAGCACTTCGGAAAGCTAAAGCTGTGTTTGACAATTCAAATGACGCTTCACCTTGTGCACAGACGATGGAAATTTCAGAAGAGGAGGGTACTTCCAAAACAGAGACCACTTTTCCAGGACAAAGCAGGGGCTTTAGTACTGCAAGGGGAAGGAATGTTACCATATCTGACAAGGCACTGGAAAAAGCCAAGAGTCTTTTTACTGGGTGTGAATTAGATGGTTTAGCACCTGAGCATACCTTTTTAAATTCTGAAAAGAAATCAGTAGTAGATCCCAAACAAATTAGAGGTTTCAGCACTGCCAGTGGTAAAGATGTGCCGGTATCAGAACAGTCAATGAAAAAGGCTAAAGCTATGTTTGCAAATTGTGATGACAATTCAGTAGATAATCACGTGACAGAAAATCATTTGACAACACAAAGAGGGCAACAGAAAAGCTATTACACTAAATGCTTGAGTGGTGTGAATAAATGCATTCCACCTAATGTTGGAAGTTCTGAAGTAAAATATGAAGATGGAAACCCAAAATCATATACCTTCAAGACTGGAAATGTTGGTTTCAGCACAGCCAGTGGAAAAGGTGTGTCTGTGTCAAACTCAGCCCTCCAGGTAGCTTCTGAAATATTCAGAGACTGTAATGAGCAGCCTCGAATCATCAAGACTGGAAGTGTTCAGATTGGAGAGACAAATGATGCTACTGCATTATTTTCATCCCAAGCTATACACAATTCTTCCCTGCTGAATTGTCattctttaaatattaatgagtGCACCATGACCCAGCAGAAATATTTAGAACAGGAAGCTATGGCCTGCACTAAAGCCCTGTTAGAGGATGATCTTAATGAGCACACGCTGGTAAAACCTTTGGAGGACCCTGGAATTACAGAAAATGCTGTCCCACAGCAGAGATCCTTGGAGGCTACTACAAGAGAAAGAAAGCGCTTGTCCAGTGATGATTTGACAG ATCAACCTCCTTTGAAAAGAAGGCTTATTTCAGAGTTTGAACAGATTTCAGACACCTCCAGAGACTGTGCTTCTGTGAAAAGTAGTCCCAATG GAACTCTAAGGGACAGAAGAGCCTTCAAATACAACTTAAAGCCAAATGTCACTTGTCCATCCAG GAATGTCATGGACCAAATTGTTGTCCACCCAGGAATTCAGACTTCAAATGATCAAAAAAGAGATCCATCAAATTCAAAGGCAGTGGTGTTTGTACCCCCATTTCGAAAGAATATTAAGCCAGAGCCACAGACACATTGCGATTCAAGACATGACGCCAAAGTGCCCAAAGTTTTTGTTCCACCAGTTAAAAAGGACACTTTGGCAACTGTTAAAAATATAAGTCGTTCACTACAAAATCCTAGCGATGCTGATTACGCGGTTTCTTCAAGCTCTGGTTGTGAACACAACATGGCTGCCCTAGAGGTGGAGCCTAAAACAGTTGAGAAACATGATgagatgaaagaaaaagaagtcaATGAAGAAGAGAATTTAGAAGATCCGACGCCTGTAACTAGTGAAGAAG TTACTGAAACCTGGCAGCGGTCCTTGGAGTTAGCACAAGACATGCAGGACATGAGAATCAGAAAGAAGAAGCGTCAGACCATTCATCCTCTGCCTGGAAGCTTTTACCTGGCTAAGACATCTGGGGTGGCCAGGATGTCACTAAGAGTGGCTGTGCAATACAAGTGCCCACTTCAGCACACTCAGGAAGAG CTATACCAATATGGTGTACACTGCAATGTCTCCCAGATCACAGCTGAAAATGCAGAGTCTTTCAGGTTTCGCTTTGATGACTTCTTCAAACGTGAGGTCTTCATTGAATACACTGGTGTCCAGCTGGCTGACGGTGGCTGGCTGATCCCAAATAATGAAGGAACCATGGGCAAGGAGGAGTTCTACAG AGCATTGTGTGATAGCCCTGGTGTTGACCCAAACCTTATAAGCGAAGCATGGGTTTTTAACCACTACCGGTGGATTGTTTGGAAAAGGGCTTGCATGGAAAGAGCCTTCCCTGAAGTGATGGGCAGTCGCTGCCTCACACCAGAGCAAGTCCTTCTACAGCTTAAACTCAG aTATGACACTGAAGTGGATCACAGTCTGAGATCAGCTCTGAAGAAGATCATAGAAAGGGATGATACTCCAGCCAAGACTTTAGTTTTGTGCGTGTGTGGCTTTGCCAAATCTGACCGCACTGAAGAGAGGTCAGAGAAAGCTGTGGACACTGCAAACAAAGAGTCACCTGCTGTGGTTATATGGCTTACTGATGGCTGGTACTCCATTAAAGCACTGCTGGACCCTCCACTCTCTGTCTTGCTGCAAAAGGGTTGCCTCCGAGTTGGAGAGAAAATTGTAATCCACGGGGCAGAGCTGATTGGCTCTCAGGATGCTTGCCCTCCTCTGGAGGCTCCTGATTCACTCATGCTCAAG ATTTCAGCCAACAGCACAAGACGAGCTCGTTGGGACACCAAGCTTGGCTTCCATAAAGACCCTCGACCATTCAATCTCCCACTCTCCTCACTGTACCCTAATGGAGGAATGGTGGGCTGTGTGGACATCATTGTGCTAAGGAGCTACCCCACTCag TGGATGGAGAAGAAGGCTGGTGGAGTGTTTGTGTTTCGTAACGAGCGAGCTGAAGACAGAGAGGCGAGGCGCCATAGCAGTGAAAAGCAGAAAGCTATGGAGCTCCTGTTCTCTAAAATGCAAGCACAGATTGAGAATGAGGAGGAAG AAAAGAATAAAACCAGAAGACGACGAAGGTATCGTCGCCATGAGATTGAGAAAATGTTGGATGGAGAGGAGCTTTCTGAAGCGATGGAGAGTGATCCAGCTTTTGTGGAG TCACACCTGAGTGCAGTGCAGATGGAAGCTCTGAGCAGGTACAGGCGCAGTCTTACTGAGCGGAAGCAGGTGGAGTTGCAGGAGCGTATTCGCAGGGCCGTGCAGGAGTCTGAAGAAGCAGAGGGTGGCTGTCGCAACAGAGATGTCACACCAGTGTGGAAACTCGCCATCACTGACTTCAACGACCTGCACAGAACCTGCA taTATACATTGAATATTTGGAGGCCTTCGGTGGAGTTGCGCTCTTTACTGAGAGAGGGCAACAGATACAAGGCTTATTATCTGGCCACATCAGAGACCAAGAAGCGGTTTGGTACAGCcgcggttcagctcactgccaccaagaaaacacagttccaggaCATGGAG GTTTCTTCAGAATGGTCAAATGCCCACTTTCCTGCAAGACAATTAACAAACTTCAGAGATCTTCAGAACGCTGCGTTCAGTTCTCCATGTGGAGAGGTTGATGTTGTGGGATATATCGTCTCTGTCTTGGACAGACAAG GTCCCTCTCCGTTGCTGTATTTGGTGGATGACAAGTTGGACTTTATCTCTGTGAGGAGCTTCAGTAGCCTGTCTCAGCTAGCTCTGGAGGACCTGGTGAAGCCATTAGCTCTTCTAGCTATTAGTAACTTGCAGCTGAGGGAGCTCTCTGGTCCTGTTCCAATACTTTATGCTGGAGAACAAGCTCTGTTCTCTGTAAACCCCAAAGAAGCTCACTTGCAGGAAGCAGTGGCCCATCTCAAGACTTTTGTACAG AACTATGAGCATTTCTTCACAATTGCTGAGGACAAGCTCTCAAACCTGATTCCACCAGGGAGCCTGAAGTCTGTACAGTCCCCGAGAACTCTAGGTTTGCCGTCCATGGCAAAGCCaagctgtaaaataaat GTGACACCTAAGGAGTCGAGGGTTTTCTCCCCTTTTACGCCAGTGTCCAGGAAAACCCCTGCACCCACAGTCCAGAGCTCTGAGGACAAAGACTCCAAGAGTTCAAAAAGAAAGCGAGGTATAGATTACTTGTTACGTGTGCCTTCTCCTCCACCTCTCAATCCTCTGAGTATCGCCACCTCACCGAGTGTGAAGAAGATATTTAACCCTCCTAGGAGGTCCGGGACCCCCAAGCAGACGCATAAAGATCTAGCCCTGAGCAGTAGGTATGCTTCCCCAGCTGCAGAGGATCAATGGGTAAACGATGAGGAACTGGCCATGATCAATACCCAAACACTACTAGActaa